The nucleotide window CCGCGTGCTGGACCTCGTCCGCGGCAAGAACGTGGACGAGGCCCTGGACATCCTGCGGTTCGCCCCGCAGTCGGCGTCCGAGCCCGTGTACAAGGTGCTGGCCAGCGCTGTCGCCAACGCAGAGAACAACCTGGATCTGGATCGCCGGACCCTGGTCGTCGCCACCGCGTTCGCCGACGAGGGCCCGACCCTCAAGCGCTTCCAGCCGCGTGCCCAGGGCCGCGCATTCCGTATCCGCAAGCGCACCAGCCACATCACCGTGGTCGTGGAGAGCCTGCCGGAGAAGGCAGCCGCCGGCCGTGGCCGTTCGCGTCAGCCGAAGAAGAAGGGAGCCTAGTAGTGGGCCAGAAAATCAACCCGCACGGCTTCCGTCTGGGCATCACCACCGACTGGAAGTCGCGGTGGTACGCCGACAAGCAGTACGCGGACTACGTCAAGGAAGATGTCGCCATCCGCAAGCTCCTCTCCACGGGGCTCGAGCGGGCCGGCATCGCGAAGGTGGAGATCGAGCGCACCCGTGACCGGGTTCGCGTCGACATCCACACCGCGCGTCCGGGCATCGTCATCGGCCGCCGTGGCGCCGAGGCCGATCGCATCCGCGGCGACCTGGAGAAGCTGACCGGTAAGCAGGTCCAGCTGAACATCCTCGAGGTCAAGAACGCGGAGTCCGAGGCCCAGCTCGTGGCCCAGGGTGTCGCCGAGCAGCTGAGCAACCGTGTGGCGTTCCGCCGCGCGATGCGCAAGGCGATCCAGTCGGCGATGCGTCAGCCGAACGTGAAGGGCATCCGGGTCCAGTGCTCGGGTCGTCTGGGCGGCGCTGAGATGAGCCGCAGTGAGTTCTACCGCGAGGGACGCGTGCCGCTGCACACGCTGCGCGCCGACATCGACTACGGACTCTACGAAGCCAAGACCACCTTCGGCCGGATCGGCGTGAAGGTGTGGATCTACAAGGGCGACATCGTCGGTGGACGTCGCGAGCTGGCTGCGGCCGCTCCGGCAGCCGAGGATCGCCGTCCGCGCCGGCCCAGCCGGCCCCGGCGTAGCGGTGCCTCGGGCACCACTGCGACGAGCACCGACGCCGCTCGCGCGGCCGAGGCTGCTCCCGCCGAGGCCACTGCTGGTGCGGCTGAGAAGCAGGAGGGCTAGGCCATGTTGATCCCACGTCGGGTCAAGCACCGCAAGCAGCACCACCCCAGCCTCAAGGGGCAGGCCAAGGGCGGCACCAAGGTGACGTTCGGCGATTACGGCATCCAGGCTCTGGAAGGCGCGTACATCACCAACCGTCAGATCGAGTCCGCTCGTATCGCGATCAACCGGCACATCAAGCGTGGCGGCAAGGTCTGGATCAACATCTTCCCGGACCGCCCGCTCACCAAGAAGCCGGCCGAAACCCGCATGGGTTCGGGTAAGGGTTCGCCCGAGTGGTGGGTCGCCCCGGTCAAGCCGGGTCGCGTGCTGTTCGAGATGACCTACCCGAATGAGGAGATCGCTCGCGAGGCCCTGCGCCGCGCACAGCACAAGCTCCCCATCAAGACCCGGATCGTGACACGAGAGGAGCAGTTCTGATGTCTCTCGGAGTTGCTGCGAACGAGCTGCGCGAGCTCAACGACGCCGATCTGGTCGACCGCCTCAAGGAGTCGAAGGAAGAGCTGTTCAACCTTCGCTTCCAGATGGCCACCGGCCAGCTCGACAACAACCGCCGTCTGCGCACCGTGCGTCGTGAGATCGCACGTATCTACACCGTCATGCGCGAGCGTGAGCTGGGCCTGGCGTCGGGACCGGAAGGTGAAGACGCATGAGTGAGGACCAGAAAGTGACCGAAACCCAGACCGCTGAGCGTAACCGCCGCAAGGAGCGGATCGGCTACGTGGTCAGCGACAAGATGCAGAAGACCATCGTGGTCGAGCTGGAAGATCGTAAGAGCCACCCGCTCTACAAGAAGATCATCCGGACCACGAGCAAGGTCAAGGCACACGACGAGAACGGCGATGCCGGCGTCGGTGACCGCGTGCGGATCATGGAGACCCGCCCGCTGTCCGCGACCAAGCACTGGCGTCTGGTCGAGGTGCTGGAGAAGGCCAAGTAAGCCCTCTCCTCGCGAGATCTACACACGAACGGCCCGTTCCCTTTCGAGGGAGCGGGCCGTTCGTCGTTTCGGGTATCTCCCGGAGACGGTCGTGTTGGTCTCACCGACGGATTGACCGCGTCTCCGGCGAATGTGAGGGTGAACCTGATGGCCGCGACCGATGCATCTCCGACCGACATACCGATCGAACATCCGGCTTGGGCGCGTCGGGTCTTCGAATCCGAGTCGGCCGAGCCGGATCTCGATCATGTCCAGCGAATCGGTGCCCGTTTCCTGGGTCTGGGCTTCATCGGTTATCCGATCGTCCTGCCCGCGGCGATCGCGTCGTCCGGATCGGTGACCGCTTCGTGGTGGGTGCCGCTGAGCATCGTGTTGTCGGTGGGCCCGGGAATCCTGCTGATCATCTTCAGTTTCCGTCCGGGCACGTCCTGGTTGGGTCCGTTGGCGCTCGTCACCTGGTCTGGGTTCCTGCTGTCGATCCTCTTGTGGTTCTGGGCGTGGACGGGCGCGACCCTGACCGATCCGGGGGACGTGGCGCAGTGGATGGTGGCGTTCTGCGGCATGCCCAGCATGGTGTTGATGCTGGTCCACGCCCGGCTCGGCGTGATCAGTCTGATCGTCTCCTCGGTGGCCTCGCATCTCTCGCAGCAACTCGGGCGGTTCGGCGAGCTGACCTCGGACCTCGCGTTCGAGATCATGTGGTCGGTCGTTTTCACCTCGGTCTTCCTCGCGGTCGTCCTGGTCGCCACCCGCACGGGGCGCCACCTCGACGAGACCCGGGAGGACACCTATCGGACCGCGGCGAACGTGGCCGCCTCGTCGGCCCGTGAGGTCGAGAAGGCGCGTTTCGACGCCATCGTCCACGACCGGGTGATCGCCTCACTGCTCGCGGTTGAACCGGGCAGACCCGACGAGCGGCTCGCCGCCCAGGCCCGTTCCGCACTCGAAGAACTCGCGCGGGTCCCCGGCCCCGGCGGCGCCGAAGCGCTGTCGCGGGGGGAGACGCTGGGTCGGATCAGGTCGGCGGCCGCGGATCTGGCCGAACGATTCGAGGTCCAGGTCCTGGGAGCGGAGGCCGGCGCCGACAGCCTCCGGGATGCCGGGCGGGATCGGGTCGACTATCCGGTGGAAGTCGTCGAGGCGGTGATCGAGGCGATGTCCGAGGCCCTGCGGAACGTGGTCCGACACGCCGGGCCGGACGCCGAGTGCGCGGTGATCGTGCAGCTGGCCGCCGACGCGTTGAGCATGGCGGTCGTCGACAACGGCAATGGCTTCGACCCGGACTCGGTGGGGCCGGGCCGGGTCGGGATCGCGGTCAGCATCCGCGGCCGGATGGCGCGCCTGCTCGGCGGCCGGGCCCAGGTGAGCAGTCGCGAGGGGCGCGGAACCACCGTCCAGATCGGGTGGGAGCGTCCATGATCGGGAACTGCGAGCGCGGTCGCGACGTCGAGCGGGGCGCGGTCGACAACGCCTTCGGGATCGGCTCCTTCCCGCTGTGGCTGGCAATGGGGATCTTCGGCTGCGGATATCTCGTCGTCACGGTGTATGCGAACAACGACGTCACCGGGGTGTGGCAGTGGATCGGCATCATCGCCGGTTTGGTCTTCTTCGCCGCCGGCGGGTTCCTGATCCTCGACGTACCGGGGGACCCGCTGCCGGTCCCGCCCACGGTGGTGATCTCCGTGCTCGCCGTCGCCGGCGTGACGGCCTCCCTGTTCTCGTTGCCGTTCCCGCTGACGCATGTCATGCAGACCGGACCGCCCATCGGGGCGTCGGTGATCGTCCTCGCGTTCGTCGCGGTACGCGGCCGTCCGTCGGCGGCCTGGACCGCGAGCATCGTCATCTCGGTGATCGCGACGGTGTGGGGCCATGTCGCGACCCAGGGCGCGATGTGGGGTCTGGCGGTGACGCTGCCCGGCTACGCGATCATGATCATGGGCTCGTTGTTCTCGCTCATGCTGCGGCCCATGGCCAGGCAGTTGTATGCACTGCGTGAGGCGAACGAACGGCAGGCGGCGCGCGACGCGGCCGCGGCCGCGGCCGCCGAGGTCCGGCATCGGCGACTGGCTGCTGTCGACGAACGGGCTCGGCCGATCCTCACGCGGATCGTCGAGCGCCGGGAGTTCAGTGCCGACGAGGTGGCTGTCGCACGCCTCATCGAGGCTCAGTTGCGCGACGGTATCCGGGCGTCCGATCTCGACCTTCCCCAGGTGCGGGATGCTGCGTGGCGTGCCCGGCTGCGTGGCGTCAAGGTGGTGCTGCTCGACGACGGCGGCCTGTCCGTCCTCGCCGACGACGAGGCCGCGCGGGCGCGAGACCGTCTCGCTGCGGCGGTCGCCGAACTGCTCGCCGACGCCGAGAGCGGACGCGTGACGGTCCGTATCCACCCACCGGGGCGGAACACGCTGGCGTCGGTGGGTGTCGACACCGACGATCAGGTCGAACTGGTCGAGTTCACGGCCGCAGGGACGGCGCATTCTTCGTCTTCTGCGACGCCAGCGCCTTCTGCGGACCGGTGGCCGGCCAGATGAACACGGCGACCGAGACCGGCGGCCCGGCAGGAGCGGTACGCGTGGCGCGTGTCGTCGAACGCGTTCGTCGGGGTCTCGGACGCGGTATCCGTGAGGATGCATCCGATCTCGACCGGCAGAAGCGAATCGGGTGCAGGTTCGTCGGATGTGGGCTGCTGGCGTTCTGCGCCGTGATGCTCCCGACTGCTCTCGCGCGGGCCGATCTCGCGGCCGGTTGGTGGACGCCGGTGAGTCTGGTCCTGGTGGTCGCGCCGGCGGTGTTGTTGGTGGCGTCGACTTTTCTGGCCGTCCCGCGGGCCCTGCTGGGACTCGTGTGCGCTTGCTCCCTGGGCTATCTGATCGCGACGCTCCTGTGGTTCCCGGCCTGGCTCGGCGTCCCCGACGAGTCGGCTCGGTGGGCGGTGTGGTTGCTGCAGTTCCCGTCGGTGCCGAGCTTCGGGTTGGTCGTCATGCTCCGCACCGGTCTGGCGCTGACCAATCTCGTGGTCGCCACCTTCGCCGTGCACGCGGCCAATCAGATCGCGCGCTACGGGGAGCTCCGTCCGGTCGAACTGCTGAGCGTGCCGCTGTCGGTGGCGTTGGCCGGGGTGTTCCTGGCGGTGGCCCTGGCCGCGGTGCGCAACGTGCGTGCGCTCGATGAGCGGCATCCCGCCGTGCTGGCGATGACCACCCGGGCCGCGGCCGATGCGGCGCAGGAAGCGGAACGCTCCCGATTCGACGCGCTGATCCACGATCACGTGATCGCCACCCTCCTCGCGGTACGCGCGGGTCCGCCCGATCCGCGGCTCGCGGCGCAGGCGGCGTCGGCGCTCGACGAACTGGACCGCAGCGCGGTGGCGACGTCGGAGTTCACGGCCAGGACATTCGCCGCCCGCGTGGAGGACGCCGTGTCCGCGGCGGGTGACCGGGTGTCGTGTACGAACGTGATCTCCGAGCCCGCGGCGAGCTATCCGGCCCAGGTGGTCGAGGACATCGTCGACTGCGTGGCCGAGGCAATCCGGAACTGTATGCGCCACGCGGGCACCGACTCGCGGTGCGACGTCGCCGCCGAGTTCGGGGACGGCTTCGTCCGGGTCACCGTCGCCGACGACGGTGTGGGCTTCGACCCGGATCTCGTCGATCCGCGGCGATTCGGCATCGCGGTCGGGATCCGCGCGCGGATGGCCGGCCTCTCGGGCGGCAGTGCGGACATCGAGAGCGCGCCGGGGCAGGGCACGATCGTCGTCGTCGAGTGGAGACGGCCATGACCCCGATCCGGCGAGGTGATCCGATCGACCTCGACGAGACGACGGGCAATCTGTTCGGACTGGGCTCACCGCTGCTCATCAGGGCCCTGGTCATCTTCGCGAGCGTCTACGTGGTGGTCACCGTCGGCGCGGGATGGGAGATCCGGTCGGTCGCGACCTGGACGGCGCTGGCGGCGGGTTTCGTCATGTTCGTGGTGGCCGCGTCGACGCTCATGCGGTACGGCGGGTCGACGCTGCCTCGCGGCACCGCCGCGGCGGTGACGGTCCTGACCGTCGCCGGGCTCACGGTGTCGTTGTGGTTCTTGCCGCGTGAGACCTACCTGACCCTGCAGACCACACCGGGCACCTCGGCGATGACCATCATCCTGGCGATGGTGGTCCTGTACCGGCGGCCGTTGTTCGCCTGGCTCGGGGCGCTCTGCGCCACCGGGCTGGCCGCGGTCGGCGGCGACCTGATCGGGATCGGATACGCGGTCGGAGCCGGCAACACCTTGTTCTGCTACCCGGTGCTGGTGCTCGCCACACTGTTCGGGCTCATGGCGATACCGATGCCCGACCGTCTCCGCATGCTGCGCGAACAGGCGTTCGCGCAAGCCGCCGAGGAGGCCGCGACGGCGGCGTCGGCCACCGAACGGACCAAGCAGTTGAAACGACTCGATGCCGGTGCTCGTCCGATCCTGGAACAGATCGCCGACGGGCACGAGTTCCGCCCGAAGAGGCGCTCGACGTGCGTCTGACCGAAGCTCAGCTCCGCGACACCATTCGCGCACCCGGGTGGGACTCGCCGGAAGTGGGCAGATCGGTCTGGGCCGTCCGCCGACGAGGCGTCTCCGTCCGGTTGCTGGACGACGGTGCTCTCGACGCGTACGCGTCGGGTGACCTGGATGACACGCAGTCTCCGGGGAATCTGGCCCGTCGGATGCTCGTCGACGAGTTGACCGCCATCGATTCCGACGGCGGGGGGCAGGGCAGCGTGACCGCCCGGATTCTCCCGCCAGGACGCGAGGTGCTCGCGTCGATAGTCGTCGATGTCGGTACGCGCATGCGCCGGGTGGAAGTACACCGAGACGGCAGTGTCTCCGCCGACGCCACCCCGATGGGCGGGGTCGACGCCGCGGGCACGCCGAAGGGGCCGGTCGCCCCGGCGTGAGGTGGCCTCGTCAGCCCTGCTGGCGGCGTAGCCAGCCGAGGACGTCGGGCGTCACCGGCCGCGCGGCGTCGGCGTACTCCGGGTGCTTCTCGAGGAACGCCGCCACCAGCGGGCACACCCCGATGATGACCAACCCGCGTGCCCGGGCGTCGTCGAGTGCCTCCTGGACCAGGATCGTGGCGAGTCCCCGGCCGCCGAACTCCTCGGCGACCTCGGTGTGGAAGAAAACCCGCTCGGTGCCTGTCGCGGCGTCGGCTCGGTCCCGGTACTCGGCGAAGCCTGCGACGACACCTTCGGCTGTTCCGTTGACGGTGATCTCGTAGCGCTGGGCGGAGCCGTTGTCGCGCACCGAGGTCTGCGCGCCGGTCTTGTCGGTGGTGGGCTTCTCCGGGTCAGCCTTTTCTGAGGTCACGAGTGCCAGCTTGCCACGGCCTTGCCGAGCACGGGGTGCCGATGTGCTCGTGTCGCCGATCCGTCGACAGCTCGCCCGCGGATTCAACGCGGTTCGCACGCAATCGAAGAAGTGTGATGGGCCAAGTCCGCGACGACGTGGTAAACAGTTAGCGGCAGCAATAAGTGAAGCTAACAATTTGTGCTCCCGATGGTCGCGGAGCGGGTCATCTCGCGATTCGGGTCCTTTGTTCTGTCTTCCTGCCGCCACCAGGCCGTTTCCCGGGGCGTGCGAAAGGATGTCTCAGAGATGCCGCGATGTACCGCGAAACTGTCTGCCCTGGATACATCTTTCGCACATTCTCGTACGTTGAATCCGTTCAGCATCTACGTCTTCGGCGGGGGAGGGAATCCGGCGTCATTCGAGCAGATCCGGGAGGTTCTCGCGCAGCGGGCGAGCGAGATCCCGCTGCTCGGCGTGAAGGTCATCTCGCCGTCGCCGTGGATCTACCCGCGCTGGACGATCGACCCGACGCCGTCCGCGGAGAAGATCCGCGAGCTCGATGTGGCCTCGTGGGAGGAGGTGCTCGCCTGGCTTCAGGATCACGCGGACGATGACATCGATCCCCGTTCTCGCCCATGGCGATTGGTGGTCGCACGGGGCGTGTCCGCGGTTCCGGGCGCGTCCGGTGAGTGCACCGTGGTCATCACCCAGCACAGTCATGCGCTCGCAGACGGGATGGCATGGTCCGAGGTCGCATTGGGTTTGTTCGGTCACGGGCCGACGGCAATCGGGCCCGACGCCACCGTCGATCGGGTCCGCAAACTCGACTTCGTCAGGGAGTTGGCCGGGATTCCGGTGGACATCGCGCGCTCCTGTCGACCGCTGATCCGACTCGCCAAAACGGGGGCCGGCCGAATTCACAATTCGGCGAATGCAATCACACATCCGCAGGCTGCATTCGACAGGTGGATTCGAGTTGTTCCGCTGAGCAAAGATGTCTTCAAGGTGCCAGGGGAAACGGTCACGACGAGTGCCGTATGGCGAGCCGCCGTCGGCATCGACCGCTATCGGCGCAAATTCGATCTGGATGTCTCCGAACTCAGTTTCGAGATACCTCTGTCCATTCGTCGAGGAGGGGAGACGAATGTCAGCAACGCACTCGTTCTGCGTGAGGTCGACGCGGCACTGGAAGAAGACGACAACACGAAACTGGCGTTGATCGGCGCAGCGATGTCGGAGGCGCGCCTCTTCGCGCGCGGATCCGAGGCACAGCTGGCTGCTCAGGTGGCCGACCTCCTGCCCGCTCGGCTCGTGCAGCGGGACGTCCCGCCGAAGGCGGCCCCGGTGTCGGTCTCGAGCTATGTGCGGCGCGGGCCTCTCGAATTGCTCGGTACGCCGTGCGTCTGGAGCGGCGGAGGTGTCGGCCGCGACAACGCCTCCCTCTCGGTGCGCGCGATCGGTTACGGCGACACCGTCGCGATGTCCGTGTCCGGGAACTCGCACGCGATCGAACATCCCGACGTGCTCGTCGACCTGATGATGGGGGCGTGACACCCGAGTCCGCCGTAGTCACCTGCGGACGATCGGTCCCTCCACGGACCACGGGAAGTTGATCCATTTGTCTGTTGTGCGCCACGTGTAGTCGGGGACCATGATGGTGTGTGGCTTCTTGTAGAGAACGGCGTTCCTGACCTCGGCGACGCGGCCCTGTTCCTCGCAGAAGTCGTTGACGAGCTTGAGGGTCTTCCCGGTGTCGGCGACATCGTCGACGACCAGTACCCGCTGATCGGTCAGGCCACTCGACTCGAGGAGTGAGGGAAGCATGACCGGTTCCGAGAGCGTCTCGCCGACGCCCGTGTAGAACTCGACGTTCAACGAGATCATAAGCTTGCAGTCCAGGGCGTACGCGATGGCGCCGGCCGGGATGAGGCCGCCGCGAGCAATGCCCAGGATGATGGCGGGCACGAAAGCGTCGTCCACGACCTGCTGCGCGAGTTCGCGGCAGGCGGTGCCGTTGAGCTCCCACGTGAGGATCTCGCGGTCGGTGTCAGGAGTGGTCATGTGGACACTCTCGCAGAGCGGGTGTGGCTCTGCTGATCTACGGTCCGGTCCGCCGCGCCCACCTTGCCCGGAGCGTGCTTCCGGTGGCAAGGCGCTTCTTTCGGGTGGCGGGTTGAAGTCAAATTCAGCGCGTATTCATCATGCTGTTAATAAATGTTCTTGATCGATATTCTCGCGCGATCGACCTCATTGTTTTGTGCGCCGGCGGGCGCAAACCGGCGCCCCGGATGGCACTTCGTTTACTGATCGCCATCGGCGATCGCAGATATTCGGGCGTCGCTGATCCGACAGGTCATCGGGCCGTCCTGGCCGGGGCGACGCGCTGATCTCGACCCTCGGTCCGCGGACTGCAATCACTCGTAAGTGATTGCGCTGCAAAAGGATCAGTGCCATGGACCACGCTTGTCCGAGCCCGGGGGTCCACTACGGCGGCGGCGCGGACGAAGCTGTTTGCGTCCCATCAGGGTCTCGAAATCAGATCGAGTGGGCATCCGGCTGATTCTCAGACCTTGCCGATGGAGATTAGGGATGATCAATCAAAGTGTTGAGCGTGCTAATTACGGAATGGTTCTTGTGTCAGGGTTTCGATATTTGCTTCGATGGGCACAGGGAGTCGGGTGATGTGGAGTCTCCTATTCGGGTCGTCCAGGTCCTGTTCGGATCCGATCCGTCCACATCCCGAATGGAAATTCTGATGGGAGCGCGATGAGCACTTTGACCGTTGTCGTACCCGCATACAACGAGGAAGAATTCATCGGAGGGTGTCTGGACCGGTTGCTGGCGCAGAGCAGGCCGATCGACGAGATCATCGTCGTCGACAACGGTTCCGTCGACGCAACCGCCGCGGTCGTGGATC belongs to Gordonia westfalica and includes:
- a CDS encoding sensor histidine kinase; this translates as MAATDASPTDIPIEHPAWARRVFESESAEPDLDHVQRIGARFLGLGFIGYPIVLPAAIASSGSVTASWWVPLSIVLSVGPGILLIIFSFRPGTSWLGPLALVTWSGFLLSILLWFWAWTGATLTDPGDVAQWMVAFCGMPSMVLMLVHARLGVISLIVSSVASHLSQQLGRFGELTSDLAFEIMWSVVFTSVFLAVVLVATRTGRHLDETREDTYRTAANVAASSAREVEKARFDAIVHDRVIASLLAVEPGRPDERLAAQARSALEELARVPGPGGAEALSRGETLGRIRSAAADLAERFEVQVLGAEAGADSLRDAGRDRVDYPVEVVEAVIEAMSEALRNVVRHAGPDAECAVIVQLAADALSMAVVDNGNGFDPDSVGPGRVGIAVSIRGRMARLLGGRAQVSSREGRGTTVQIGWERP
- the rplV gene encoding 50S ribosomal protein L22; the encoded protein is MTTQTDNPTAKATAKFVRVTPMKARRVLDLVRGKNVDEALDILRFAPQSASEPVYKVLASAVANAENNLDLDRRTLVVATAFADEGPTLKRFQPRAQGRAFRIRKRTSHITVVVESLPEKAAAGRGRSRQPKKKGA
- the rplP gene encoding 50S ribosomal protein L16 produces the protein MLIPRRVKHRKQHHPSLKGQAKGGTKVTFGDYGIQALEGAYITNRQIESARIAINRHIKRGGKVWINIFPDRPLTKKPAETRMGSGKGSPEWWVAPVKPGRVLFEMTYPNEEIAREALRRAQHKLPIKTRIVTREEQF
- a CDS encoding sensor histidine kinase, producing MNTATETGGPAGAVRVARVVERVRRGLGRGIREDASDLDRQKRIGCRFVGCGLLAFCAVMLPTALARADLAAGWWTPVSLVLVVAPAVLLVASTFLAVPRALLGLVCACSLGYLIATLLWFPAWLGVPDESARWAVWLLQFPSVPSFGLVVMLRTGLALTNLVVATFAVHAANQIARYGELRPVELLSVPLSVALAGVFLAVALAAVRNVRALDERHPAVLAMTTRAAADAAQEAERSRFDALIHDHVIATLLAVRAGPPDPRLAAQAASALDELDRSAVATSEFTARTFAARVEDAVSAAGDRVSCTNVISEPAASYPAQVVEDIVDCVAEAIRNCMRHAGTDSRCDVAAEFGDGFVRVTVADDGVGFDPDLVDPRRFGIAVGIRARMAGLSGGSADIESAPGQGTIVVVEWRRP
- the rpsQ gene encoding 30S ribosomal protein S17; this translates as MSEDQKVTETQTAERNRRKERIGYVVSDKMQKTIVVELEDRKSHPLYKKIIRTTSKVKAHDENGDAGVGDRVRIMETRPLSATKHWRLVEVLEKAK
- the rpsC gene encoding 30S ribosomal protein S3, with amino-acid sequence MGQKINPHGFRLGITTDWKSRWYADKQYADYVKEDVAIRKLLSTGLERAGIAKVEIERTRDRVRVDIHTARPGIVIGRRGAEADRIRGDLEKLTGKQVQLNILEVKNAESEAQLVAQGVAEQLSNRVAFRRAMRKAIQSAMRQPNVKGIRVQCSGRLGGAEMSRSEFYREGRVPLHTLRADIDYGLYEAKTTFGRIGVKVWIYKGDIVGGRRELAAAAPAAEDRRPRRPSRPRRSGASGTTATSTDAARAAEAAPAEATAGAAEKQEG
- the rpmC gene encoding 50S ribosomal protein L29 — protein: MSLGVAANELRELNDADLVDRLKESKEELFNLRFQMATGQLDNNRRLRTVRREIARIYTVMRERELGLASGPEGEDA
- a CDS encoding phosphoribosyltransferase — its product is MTTPDTDREILTWELNGTACRELAQQVVDDAFVPAIILGIARGGLIPAGAIAYALDCKLMISLNVEFYTGVGETLSEPVMLPSLLESSGLTDQRVLVVDDVADTGKTLKLVNDFCEEQGRVAEVRNAVLYKKPHTIMVPDYTWRTTDKWINFPWSVEGPIVRR
- a CDS encoding GNAT family N-acetyltransferase; its protein translation is MTSEKADPEKPTTDKTGAQTSVRDNGSAQRYEITVNGTAEGVVAGFAEYRDRADAATGTERVFFHTEVAEEFGGRGLATILVQEALDDARARGLVIIGVCPLVAAFLEKHPEYADAARPVTPDVLGWLRRQQG